The window AAAGATTCTCATGAAACACTGGCACATCATCCAACAGCAAGCTAGACTTGCAaatatctttaaacagccaccgattgtatcttacaggaaggaaaaatcactcaaggacgttttagtccgcgcaaaacttcctttaatcacgccgcaatcataaaaacttgtaaacaaagaagcTTTTCAAAAGGTTTATTCTCAAACCAGAAGGAAATTTGCATATGATcttctgctagcaacacgctcagcctgGGTTTACGCATCTCTTACCGCAACACAACTGAGCATACAAAACTAGCCCTGATCATTTactaaccgctccttcgttttcacttcgaacctttcCGTTGATCATTTTtagcgaacgtagaagctgaggactcgtgGACTTTATCATTTAAACACTCAGCTGTGAAAACCGGCTTGTTTTATAATTGGTTAATAAGGCCAGAGTTTCCCACTGCTAACGTTTTCGTTTAACGTTGGTTTAAGTTCGCGTattagtatttttatttttatttttttagtttacGATGTGAATCAGATATTCCGTTTGCCAAGACTTAAATATGGTCCCACTTGATGTTGTGACCGGTTTTGATTGTATGATCAGCAACAGCGGAAGCGTAAATGTTACCTGTAAGGGCTCTTGAATGATCCTTTTTCAGGTCATGCAAACGACGTTTCGTTTTACCAATGTAAAAGTCATTGCAATCCCAACAACAGGATTTGTACAcaacgttgtttttttttgagatTGTAGGGCAAAAGGACTTGAATCAGCGGGTGTTTTCAAATATGAACTTAAGGTTAACATAACCATAGAACTTACTAATACAATATTTGAGAGACCTTGTGATAACACTTTGAAAACCTAAATCGGGTAAAAGAAGGATTACATCTCTTTTAGGAACTGTAGAAATAGGATCTGAAACATCATTCTTATGGTAAGATGTTACCGTTTTGGACTAATAGCTTCTTAACTTGAGACAGAGAAGATCGGTAAACAGCTGTAGATAAGTGtgcaaatcaaattaattttacaCTTCCTGGGTGTAAAGGAAGCTTATGAATCCTTTCGTGAAACCCTCAAGTCTTTTAAGCCGCCGCTCGACTTGAACCACAtctgctcaaatattgaagccATGTCCGTAAAGATCAACGACCGCCTATAACTGAAACTCGAAAAGAAATGCAACACTTTGAAACAGAGGTATGGAATACCACAAGTATCTAATTTGAGTTTTGAAAATATTGTGTTCAGCTACTCACATCGGGCCTTGACAGAGGCTGAAAAATTGCCGGGTTTTAACCAGGGGCCTGCGTTTCTGTTTGCCACCAAAATCAGTAAACCCTCTAGATATCAAATGTTCGTTTGAATTGCTTTACCGTGACCTTCTCAAATTAGGACATACGTTAACTGATGAAGACAAAGATAGATTAAAGTGCCATCTAGAGAATGTTTCCTACAGGTACGTTTACTCCTATAATTACACTAAACAAAGCAAATTATCCGCAAGGAGGAAAGGAAAGCACTCAATGATTTACGAAATGATAATTATGCTAAAGAGCTTTAAGGTGCTTAAAAATGttatgatccgaaaaaggatcacggatccaagatcacttggatcatggtgCAGCAAAGGAAAATCCTCTTCTAGAGTGTATTaatcggttcctttgatgcaccgtgatccaagtgatattggatcagtgatcctttttcggatcatcccaaaggaacgcaccctgaATCTACCGTCAGCTAGATGAGCCTTGTAAAATAAGAACGCACTTGTCACGTTATCCTTTCCAGGAACATGACTGATATAATTTGTTAGTGAGATGTTTGGTGACAATTCTGCTTTGACAAATTCCCATGGGCACACGAAGCGAAAGTGATGAAACCACAACGCCAGGATTCTATTTATCTGGGACATGCGAAGATTTCTTCCTGGCCAGccatatttaattaattaattaattaattaatttgtttttttaagatTGCGCGTCCTTCCATTTGGTCAGTTTAAAATCGAAGTGCAGAGCATTACACAAATCACAACACCTTTATTGTAAGAAATAGACAATAATGCCATAAAAGACAGCAATCTAGGGGGGAATACTCTAGGCCTTTACAAGAAAGCAACTCGAATCAAGCATTTCTGGTGAGGGCCGATTTCAACAATACGAACCCACAATTATAAAATATACCTACATAATTATATTGAAGCTCGCTTCAACTTTTTGTCATTCTTTCTTCACTAAACTATCtcttgggggtgcagggatgtcgcagtggtgagagcactcgcctcccaccaatatgacccgggttcgattcccagacttggcgtcatatgtcgGTTGTTTGTTGactctctactctgcaccgagaggttttctcagAGTACTCAagtttcccttctcctcaaaaaccaacatttgacttgatttgcgttagcagttaatttcagtttacagtgtccccaattagcccCCAGCGCTAATAAAGTTCCTCTCTTTTATACGCACCAATAAGCTGTTTCACAATGCACAAGGACGGATTGAAATAATGTCATTTGTACGGAAAAAGCAAGGTTACAATTTGGATAACAGGAAACTACACAGCAAATCCCTTCCACGAAAGACTCATCGCAACTGAGTCGTTTCAATCAAAAGTCGACGGAAAACGAACGTGCAAAATgacatttcttaaaatcagCATCAGTCAAGCGTGTCTAATACATCGGCAAAGTCATTTAATCGTGGGCGCTTTGCTGGATCCTCGGAGGTTAATTTCTTTGCCATATTCAGTGAAAGCGCTTATTCAGAGGGtaataaatttaaaactttcaaTGCAATCTTTCCGAAAGAAAAGACATCAGACGCCTTACTCTGTTGCCCTTTTCCACTAATAATTTCTGGCACGATATGGGGGTATGTCGTCGGTACTCTTCTTGTGCgaaaattgacaaaaaattGACAGGCTTGGGGTTGGAAATACGTCGCGCTTTCCCAAAATCAATGAAGACAGGATTCCATTCTTTCTCAGGTTTTTCTAGGACAACGTTGTTCGATTTAAGGTCGTTAGAATGACACCGGCGCCATGCATGTGGTTAAGGGCTTTGATGACATTTTTTAGAATTTCATGCCAAGAAGTCTTATATAAAGTAGTGCAGGAGTCACTGTCGCCATGGAACTGAGTTATCAGCGTTAGCGGCATAGATTTCGTGATGACCCCAAACAGTAAAGGGAGACCCCGGTGGTCACCAAGAAGACCGATCATCTGCGCTTCTCTAACAACGTCCTTTTTGATTTCATCCGGTGACCTTGATTTTCGAAGCCTAAATTCTTTCACGGCTACTGGGATCCCTCTGTAATACGCCAAGTAACATGTGCCAAACGAACCGCATCCCAAAAATTTCGTTGATTTGGCAACCTCAGAGGGATGAATTTCTTTCATTGGAACAGATGTTGGGGTGTGGGACTCCCTTAATTTTGTGCTCTTGGATTTTGACGAAACATCCACGGCAACCTGGTTTTTCCTTGGCACACAACATTTGGCCGGTTCTGACTCAGCAGCAAACCCTGCTTCTGCTTCGGGTAATTCGGCAGCAATAACAACCTTGGGTCTAACTTCTGGCTCGAAAGTACGTTCTATGGCCTCCTTGAGATCTTTGGCTTTGGCTTTCTTTTTCCTCCAACGTTTCCTTGCTTCAATCCGAATCCCtttaagtttttctctgtctttaaTATTTTTCCGCTTGTTTCTTGCCATTATCTTGCCAtcaaagaacagaaaaaatgaaaccaaatagAGACGATTACGCAAGATAAGATGCCAGAGTTGAGATTTCCAGATTTCGTTGTTTGCACGAAACAAACGCCATGGGTTTACCATTGGGAAAGGTGAAAGGGGCACTTGACAAAAAATGTCAAGTTACAATAGAGAAAAACGAAAATGCTTCATAACTACTGGATGAAACAAAGAACGCGACATAAAGATTTATTTGAACTGCTTAAAGCAAGCCGATTGTCGACAATAATCCCACACCACTTGAATTGTACGATCTTCAAATCCGTTCCATTGCAACGATGTCTTGCCAAGCCTTTATATACCAAAGTCATCTTGGGAGTCAACTGCGGCTGatcgaaaaattaaaaagccGGCTAAGCTTCCGGAAGATTTCGATGGCAAACAACCATTCAAAGAATATTTAATGCCATTTCAGCGCTGTGCGATCGATAATGACACATTTCTTACAACAAGACAAATGGTAATTTGGCGACAGCACTGAATAATGCTACACTACTTTATACAAAGACGTTCCaaatgtttatttacttttttttttttttgcaatggcTACAAAtgtgaaaaatcaaagaaaagaaaaagatacaGATGAACTTAGATTCTACCCAAAAAGTATTGAATAATGCTAAGTTATTTTAGTAAAGGACTGATTTTatattctgccttcagataacaataGCTCCAAtgaactgactacccaagaaagacagaataactcaataataataataataataataataataataataatgataatttgcTAATACTCAGGATTGGTTTTATATCCTgtcttcagataacaacagctcGAATGAACTGACTATAtacccaagaaagacagaataacttaatgttatatatttttttaagtaCTGAGGATTGATTTTATaatctgccttcagataacaacagctcAAAtgaactgactacccaagaaagacagaataacttaataattgtttttgttttttttctgttcagaCAAAAGCCCTGATTTTatattctgccttcagataacaactgactacccaagaaagacagaataatttaatattatttttcttaGATAAAAGCAGTGATTAGGACCTGTTTTACCCACTATTTTCTTGTGCCACTTTGAGGAGAAACGGGTAAAAAATGTGAAGGACCGTCCATCCACTTGGTTCAGATATGTAGATGGCACTTTCACCATGTTTGACAGTGAAACCGCTGCTGAAAGATTTCCACATTACCTTAACAATAGGCATGCCAATATTAAGCTAACTATGGTGGTTGTGGAAAATCAAGAAATTCTGTTTTTAAATGTTCTCGTCAAACGCAatcaaaaaaacactttctcaacaACGGTCTACAGAAAGAAAACTTTTACGGGTCTCGTCACAAAATGGGACTCCTTTAAACCCAGGAAGTATTAAATTCATTTGATTCGCGCACTTACCAACCGCTGTTTACGCATTTGTTCAACATCCTCTTTGTTACAGTCTACTCTCAAATTAAAAAGCTATTACTCCAAGACGGTTACACGGAAGGAATTATTTGTTACCACATGAATGATGTcttaaaaaaataacagaatCATTCCACAGTTCCAAAAAGAGATGCAACCCTTGTTTGACCCGATTTAGGTTTTCAAAGTgaaattattacacgctctcccAACTCCTGCATTAGTACGTTCTATGGTTTCCTTCAcctaaagcccgccgcacacggcgAGGAAAGAGCTGTGCAagctgcctcgcgaggcggtttgctcagccgtttcctcacgtgtgcgagGAATTTTTGGTAAGAAATTCGCCTTGCGaagccgtgaggataaaatcaaacatgatTGATATTTTAGGCTTCGCGAGGCAAgttcctcactgtgtgcggtcatcgtgagaatcgagctgagcttggtttaatcaagtaTCTGATCAAAATACCtggcatactcacgtgacttcagCTGTTCATCATGttgtcggaggaagaaattccaacgccactgaagtcacgtgaaaatgccatgtatttttgttggatgcttgattgaccgagcttagctcgattctcacgatggccgcacacaacgaggaatttgcctcgcgaggccaaaaatatcaaacatgtttgagttTATCCTCACAGCCTCttgaggcgaatttctcaccaaaatttccccgcacacgtgggaaactaagcaaggtacagattttgttagcctgctttatgcaaagcaaatattaatgcaaaagtaaataaatattgatacacagtttttaggaagagcagaatgAAGTTTTTAGGTAGTGtcgattgagaaaaaaaaattgccatcagcaacaaaaggtgcgacatgaaaacaacataaagtttgtgccacgaatataaaaagttaccatcagctaaaaatattttgggagctttttgctacgttcagttttctattgtacttttggctgcacaagtaaatcggaATTCAAATCGATTTCAGCGGCAGCTTGTGATCAAGTTTCCTTGCGTTTTACTAACAAttgcaactcacgaaacaaaggatacaccCGAGACACTTGGATTGATGGCAAGAAaattggttttcctttttcttagcttgtttgtttttttttttttttctttcgagtgttataaagttcgacaagaaataGGCGAATTCAACacgaagatcacaatcgttgaccAGCATTGTTGCTGCATGgtcaaaaattcactttccTATACgatgttatttatcaccaggtaattccatcattttgaaattaGAAGAGCCCTGCCAATTTGGGGGCTGATATATTGAATTTCAAGCACTCTTCTAACAGACCTCTTTATTTTCttgatttatgcacgcgctgcgggcctattgccaccacggacttacactcttcCACTCTTAGGCTGTTACACTCATACACTCTTTCAACctggtgacatagtgtgtagtgcacttacaaTTACAGTGCACTACCCCAATAACGAAAGACGGACGTTTCTTGGCTGTTTAACTCTGAAAGCGaagaacgattaacattcttccctGTAGTATATTCAGTATAAACAAGAcccttgacacaaggtgatcacgtgcacctttttGGCTTCCTAGCAGGTGATCAGTTTCTTCATTTTGACAGAAATGCCTAATTTCAAGCCGAGGGGGACAAGGTACGAGTCTGCAAAGTATATGATAAACAACTATTGATCCACATAGTCAGAACGTGCACACCAAGCTTTACAAAATCCCCTAGTTTGGTGTTAATACACCCAATATTAAACGAGATACAGCCATTTAAAGACgttaaaatttacaaagaaatgtatggtcATCCAGACGCTACGTCCAACTTTGTAATTTTGACGTATTTAAATGACTGTATCTCAGTCAAAACTAGCCCAATAGGATTTTAGTAAATTTCGCTGTGCTCTTTCTGACTTTGTGGATCAATAGTTGCTAATCTTATGATTAACAGGCTCGTACCTAGTCCCCTTCGGCTTGAAATCAGGAAATGACCTTTCCCTTGAATCatagaagtcagagactgcaaaaaaaaaaaaaaaaaatagtgcttttacgatcgattgtcattaatctttggctgagaattcgaaattcagagttttatgcaaaaattatgttatttttttcttcatctgtcttctAGCTTGCCCTTTACTCTAAACTCCCGGCTTTTGCGTCCCTTTTGGCCTGGCATCAGAATAGACTGAAAATAAGAGGAATTACGAGGCGGAAACAACATGGTCAGTCCTTActtagtgtgtggaataaacgtGTGCTTAGTGCAACTACAAGACATGCATCACATGGAAGAAAATGTCCGTCAGAGCAatatgcagtttttttttttcctttttttttttttggttttactcaagagcgcgTTTTATTACAGCCAGCAAGCAGGCTTCACCTttgaaatggcgcgcggtcgaaatataggcgCTTGGATACCACAAAGAAACTTTTAACCAAGCCCCCATagttcgaccgcgcgccattttcaacagaggAGCCTGCTTGCAAGctagttttgttatctttaatcATTGAAgggaatttattaccaaagcttaaaaacaGTAAGAaacctcaaaacgggacaggactttacaaaataattcaacgtgtgagccaaagggccgaTGTGGGCACGAactctgggtgacccctcaaatgttCTATATGaccccccaccccttccccccccccttccccccacttGATAtaaactggaacgctgcagttcaataccacccaaccaAAAACAAACCAATATTcacacaataatatttatttccaTATGTGGTCCAAATGCAGCAACAATTAAATTCGAATGGTTACTGAGATATTCTCCAGTAGAAGACAGAATTATCCCATTTTAAACTTTGTAATACAAATATCAATTTAAAGGCTTGGACAAGTGCCACCCTCTCTTAACGCCACCAGAATTGCCATGAACTCTTAGCAGACTTGATAGAAGCTGCTGCCTTTCTGAAAGCTTCGACATCTTCTCGTAAAACATCGTGCAAAACGTGCTAAAAAAAATCCCCAAAACTGTGTCAAAAGTTGATAAtattaaaactaatttattgTTCTTTTGTATCCATACTTTTTTCTTTCGGTAGGCTGACTTCTGTGGGatttcaaagaaattaaatataTGTGGCCCAAAAATGTGGCTACAACAAAGTCATATTTAATTCTACAGTTACTTTTCTCGGTCCATTGTTATCTACACAAGATAATTTAAAGCACTCATCCGAAAGCCAGAGAATGATATTGTgcaaaattttgtgaaaagaatGTTCCACAGCGCCAGTTTTCTTGTTTTCGGTGTTCTTTCTCAGCGGAAACAACCGCCTTCGCGTCGCAAAGGCATTTATGttctaccttttttttttttcgtgggtTAAATTTAGTGAACTTCATTCGTGGAAAACTGAGTTTGTTGTTATTGTGGTAAGGCAACTTGAATTGTCTCGTGTAACCATgaacttttttaatttcagcGATGTTTATGCAAAATAGTTATATTGCGCAGTTCAAGGGCCCAAAAACTCAAGGAAGCGATATTTAAACTCAGTGTTCCCATTTAATAATcccttatcaattttttttcgttttcagagaAACACAAACTGTTTCCGTCTTGTTGAAACTGGAGGGGCTCGACTTCGAAAAATACAACACCAGCAAAGGCACGCGAAGCGACTAATCGTCGTTCAAACCTGTGTTCTCATCGGGTTCTGGATGAGTGGATTAGTTTAGCGTTTAAATGGTGATCCAAATCGTTGAACTGTCTATGCCGTTATTTTATTATACGGAAGAGAAAACTGTTTCAACGCTTTCTCCGAAGCGTTAAACGCTTACAGTTCTTTAAAAAACGATTTTGCAGAAGCGTTAAACGGAAGCTAAGTTCAGAAAAACCAAAGGTAAAATCGTTTACACGCTTAGCATTAGTGCTTAAAACGATTTGAAACGAATACGAAACGGTTTACGCCGTTAAACGAAAAATCGTTAGTATGTGGCCGCTTTGTTTTCATTCTTAGTCCAATGGAAATTATCATTCTTTTTGAGCATTTGGGgttttcaaaattgtaaattacAAGTTTCCAGTTTTAGTAAACGATGATTTGCCGCTTTTTCAAATGGGCTTATTAGTGCTCGTTTGCTAACTCTTTcaaatttacaacaacaaaaaaacaaaaaatttataACTTTCGTTGAATTTCCAACCGCTATCAACTGTCAACTGAAACCCTGTAAAGTACTACTTTGGATGTGTAATAAACAAAGTGTAAAACATTACCTCGTGCTTTTACTTCATTGTAGTGCAGAACGCCTCCTTAGTTTTGGTGCTTTCCTGAATAAAACTCGCGTTGCGCATATTAGTCATTTGTTtctgggttgccataggcaatccagttagaaaaaGCCTTAAATTTGCTtgtgtgttttgttgttgttttatttttcttttccgtgTGGGGAAAAT of the Montipora capricornis isolate CH-2021 chromosome 7, ASM3666992v2, whole genome shotgun sequence genome contains:
- the LOC138055626 gene encoding uncharacterized protein → MARNKRKNIKDREKLKGIRIEARKRWRKKKAKAKDLKEAIERTFEPEVRPKVVIAAELPEAEAGFAAESEPAKCCVPRKNQVAVDVSSKSKSTKLRESHTPTSVPMKEIHPSEVAKSTKFLGCGSFGTCYLAYYRGIPVAVKEFRLRKSRSPDEIKKDVVREAQMIGLLGDHRGLPLLFGVITKSMPLTLITQFHGDSDSCTTLYKTSWHEILKNVIKALNHMHGAGVILTTLNRTTLS